One window of Gloeothece citriformis PCC 7424 genomic DNA carries:
- a CDS encoding CPBP family intramembrane glutamic endopeptidase — MKITLLTQNIHTYPAPIRIGLFLLILLFLWLPFALPIYLTLNNNDPNLVSILTMGLLYIEFMILLRYWSQQVYQNRQGLNYYGLVWNRKNGIELVNGLSIGFVFTLALFIVEALLGWVKFQSPSPNFWSIVVEGLLVGLGIGLAEELLFRGWILDELQRDYNPKIALWSNSILFGILHFLKPLSEIIRTFPQFPALVLLGLTLVWAKWSCCGRLGMSIGLHWGLVWGYYLINVGKLVSYTDNISPWITGVDKNPLAGLMGLLFLSLLAGIMRRKAKRFS, encoded by the coding sequence ATGAAAATAACTTTATTAACCCAAAACATTCACACTTATCCCGCACCCATAAGAATAGGATTATTTCTATTAATTTTATTATTCCTCTGGTTGCCTTTTGCCCTACCTATCTATTTAACCCTCAATAACAATGACCCCAATTTAGTCTCAATTTTAACGATGGGACTACTTTATATTGAATTTATGATCTTACTTCGCTACTGGAGTCAACAAGTTTATCAAAATCGTCAGGGGTTAAACTATTATGGGTTAGTTTGGAATCGGAAAAATGGGATTGAGTTAGTTAATGGGTTAAGTATCGGTTTTGTATTCACCTTAGCTTTATTTATTGTAGAAGCTCTTTTAGGATGGGTCAAGTTTCAATCTCCCTCCCCTAATTTTTGGTCAATTGTGGTTGAAGGATTATTAGTGGGGTTAGGAATTGGATTAGCAGAAGAATTACTATTTCGAGGCTGGATATTAGATGAACTCCAACGAGATTATAACCCAAAAATAGCCCTCTGGAGTAATTCTATCCTTTTTGGAATATTACATTTTCTGAAACCTTTATCCGAAATTATTCGCACTTTTCCTCAATTTCCGGCCTTAGTCCTTTTAGGATTAACATTAGTTTGGGCAAAATGGTCTTGTTGTGGTCGCTTAGGCATGAGTATTGGACTTCATTGGGGTTTAGTTTGGGGTTATTATCTCATTAATGTCGGAAAATTAGTCTCCTATACAGATAATATATCTCCTTGGATAACTGGGGTAGATAAAAATCCTCTGGCTGGATTAATGGGCTTACTTTTTTTAAGTTTATTAGCCGGAATCATGAGAAGAAAAGCGAAGAGATTTTCTTAA
- the glsA gene encoding glutaminase A: MSSSELYYPQKVSTLDTSPILSCIVDIYERYRQINEGNVATYIPELAKVNPSLFGVCITTADGQVYEAGESQHCFTIQSISKPFVYGLALADHGCDVVMSKVGVEPTGEAFNSIVFDEVNNRPYNPMVNAGAIATTALIKGDGYHQRFNRILTMFEGFAGRTLTVDEAVFESERATGHRNRAIAYLELNAGMIDDPIDEHLDLYFRQCSILVTARDLAVMAATLANNGINPITKEQAIDSQIVTSILSVMTSCGMYDFSGEWLYRIGLPAKSGVGGGIIAVLPGQFGIGTFSPLLDARGNSVRGIRVCEDLSERFKFHVFNSHPIAETCITRHYTGAMVSSKRQRRAAERMILEQEGSQILVYELKGDLYFATMEKLARQLQQSPDTTKYIILEGRRLGNINTSALTLLCEMQKWLAIRDIIVILTGFFPKILEALKEEGWPEETFFESSDTALEWCENDLLGKIAVKDGKLLEKLALGEMDVFKDFSETELEVISSLFTSVVYQPNDLIIREGEEADHLFLLAAGVATVSLKLPHSEQRKRLTTYIPGIAFGELALFDMNVTKRTADVIADTEVICYVLPLANLETLLITAPNVYVKLLRSFGKTLVDTIKRATLEIRSLSLD, encoded by the coding sequence ATGTCATCCTCAGAGCTATATTATCCCCAAAAAGTCTCAACTCTAGACACTTCCCCTATTCTCTCTTGTATTGTTGATATTTACGAACGATATCGACAGATTAATGAGGGGAATGTTGCCACCTATATCCCAGAACTAGCTAAAGTCAATCCCAGTCTATTTGGGGTTTGTATTACCACCGCAGATGGACAAGTCTATGAAGCCGGAGAGTCTCAACATTGTTTTACCATTCAATCTATTTCTAAACCTTTTGTGTATGGGTTAGCTTTAGCGGATCATGGGTGCGATGTGGTGATGAGTAAAGTCGGGGTTGAACCGACGGGAGAAGCTTTTAATTCTATTGTATTTGACGAAGTTAATAACCGTCCTTATAATCCAATGGTCAATGCCGGTGCGATCGCCACAACCGCTTTAATCAAAGGAGACGGGTATCACCAGAGATTTAACCGTATTCTCACAATGTTTGAGGGGTTTGCGGGGAGAACTTTAACGGTTGATGAGGCGGTGTTTGAGTCAGAACGGGCAACCGGTCATCGTAACCGGGCGATCGCTTATTTAGAATTGAATGCAGGGATGATAGATGATCCCATCGATGAACATTTAGATCTGTATTTTCGTCAATGTTCCATTCTAGTAACCGCGAGAGATTTAGCGGTAATGGCCGCTACTTTAGCGAATAATGGCATCAACCCCATCACTAAAGAACAGGCCATAGACTCTCAAATTGTAACTTCTATCCTTAGTGTAATGACCAGTTGCGGAATGTATGATTTTTCGGGAGAATGGCTCTATCGCATTGGTTTACCGGCTAAAAGTGGAGTAGGTGGGGGAATTATCGCGGTTTTACCGGGACAATTTGGCATTGGAACGTTTTCACCCCTTTTAGATGCCAGGGGGAATAGTGTGCGGGGAATACGGGTGTGTGAAGACCTTTCCGAACGGTTTAAATTTCATGTCTTTAACAGTCATCCCATTGCAGAAACTTGTATCACGCGCCACTATACCGGTGCAATGGTTTCCTCAAAACGACAACGCCGGGCGGCTGAACGGATGATTTTGGAACAGGAAGGGTCACAAATTCTCGTCTATGAACTGAAAGGGGATCTTTATTTTGCTACGATGGAAAAATTAGCCCGGCAGCTTCAGCAGTCTCCAGACACAACTAAATATATTATTCTCGAAGGTCGTCGTCTGGGCAATATTAACACCAGCGCCTTAACCTTACTCTGTGAGATGCAAAAATGGCTGGCTATTCGAGATATTATCGTCATTTTAACGGGATTTTTCCCTAAGATTTTAGAGGCATTAAAAGAGGAAGGATGGCCGGAAGAAACTTTTTTTGAGAGTAGTGATACCGCTTTAGAATGGTGTGAAAATGATTTATTAGGGAAGATAGCGGTAAAAGATGGGAAACTTTTAGAAAAACTCGCTTTAGGAGAAATGGATGTTTTTAAAGATTTCTCTGAAACAGAATTAGAGGTCATTTCTTCCCTATTTACATCAGTGGTTTATCAACCCAATGACTTAATTATTCGGGAAGGAGAAGAAGCGGATCACTTATTTTTATTAGCCGCAGGAGTGGCAACGGTTTCTTTAAAACTTCCCCATAGTGAACAAAGAAAACGGTTAACGACTTATATTCCGGGGATAGCTTTTGGAGAATTAGCGTTATTTGATATGAATGTTACTAAACGCACAGCAGATGTTATTGCCGATACTGAAGTTATATGTTATGTGTTACCTTTAGCCAATTTAGAAACATTATTAATAACTGCTCCTAATGTTTATGTTAAATTACTCAGGTCATTTGGTAAAACTTTAGTCGATACCATAAAACGAGCAACTTTAGAAATTCGGAGTTTATCCCTAGATTAA
- a CDS encoding COP23 domain-containing protein: MPRKFFSQILASLTLLINLNGTTLQAVEPQQRRFFCGMVQEKFTTLVLTQQKIIPLIFWNSGYFADSGWTNQKRCLEVSRRFQRFNDGGKLDYIRTGIVNRYPVLCVGKCLTSEVLITLKPNTNPHQTLEELLSLRNRSRSLPLELSADQVLSYDSAGELFVNIDKLIAILEPVLDREVTAVDSPSPDFQNPLF; the protein is encoded by the coding sequence ATGCCTCGAAAGTTTTTCTCTCAAATTTTAGCGAGTTTAACCTTACTGATTAATTTGAATGGGACAACTCTTCAAGCAGTTGAACCCCAACAGCGACGCTTTTTTTGTGGTATGGTTCAAGAAAAGTTCACCACTTTGGTACTGACTCAACAAAAAATTATTCCTTTAATTTTTTGGAATTCTGGATATTTTGCCGACTCAGGATGGACTAATCAAAAACGGTGTTTAGAAGTTTCTCGACGTTTCCAACGCTTTAACGATGGGGGAAAATTAGACTATATTAGAACGGGGATAGTTAACCGCTATCCAGTGTTATGTGTGGGAAAGTGTTTAACCTCAGAGGTTTTAATTACCCTTAAACCTAACACAAATCCTCATCAAACTTTAGAAGAATTGTTAAGTCTTCGTAACCGTAGTCGTAGTCTTCCTTTAGAATTAAGTGCCGATCAAGTCTTATCTTATGATTCGGCTGGAGAACTTTTCGTTAATATAGACAAACTTATTGCTATTCTTGAGCCAGTATTAGATCGTGAAGTGACGGCTGTAGACTCACCCTCTCCCGACTTCCAAAACCCTCTATTTTAA
- a CDS encoding serine/threonine-protein kinase, translating to MIDWQPGKLLKNGKYSLTRELGQGGFGITYLAKNQDGQPVVIKTLNTTTIHQQSLNFEKFKEDFYQEAIRLAKCSHHSHIVNIIELIPDVEGLPCIVMEYVSGQTLFELVQQQGFLSSEIALAYIEQIGSALQSVHQQGILHRDIKPHNILIRDNQKDAVLIDFGIAREFDPKKVGAHLTSFESQGYTPIEQLASYSKYQSSYYTDVYGLAATLYFILTGQTPVDARNRALFASQEKDPLIPPQSLNPKIDNKLSQAILEGMEIYPENRPQTISTWLNLLRETSPKLSYSTTIQSVPPSVNTNQGKPTLSTPPISKKRMGLGLSILVSLITIFSIGIYLIFGKNLPYNLAKYSGQGLSLEYPSHWTLSSYEPNTFNPVFAQLLAPNSGNNKVFPSKLVLEIIHLSQPSSLEEITEQTIQEIKQFLPNATLIENQKITLAGSQAYQLIYTGEEEQELIKRKQVGILDNNKLYVMTYEAKIDQYSQYEKLADKIMNSVQLLP from the coding sequence ATGATTGACTGGCAACCTGGAAAATTGCTGAAAAATGGTAAATATTCTCTTACTAGAGAATTAGGACAAGGAGGGTTTGGAATTACCTATCTAGCTAAAAATCAAGATGGGCAACCCGTTGTTATTAAAACCCTCAATACAACAACCATTCATCAACAATCTTTAAACTTTGAAAAATTCAAAGAAGACTTTTATCAAGAAGCGATTCGTTTAGCCAAATGTAGTCATCATTCTCACATTGTTAATATTATTGAATTAATCCCAGATGTAGAGGGACTTCCCTGTATTGTTATGGAATATGTATCGGGTCAAACTTTATTTGAACTCGTTCAACAACAAGGATTTTTATCATCAGAAATTGCTCTAGCTTATATAGAACAAATTGGTTCTGCTTTACAGTCAGTTCATCAACAAGGTATTCTTCATCGAGATATAAAACCCCATAATATTTTAATTAGAGATAATCAAAAGGATGCTGTTTTGATTGATTTTGGCATTGCTAGAGAATTTGATCCTAAAAAAGTCGGAGCGCATCTAACCAGTTTTGAATCTCAAGGATACACCCCTATTGAACAACTTGCTTCCTATTCAAAGTATCAGTCTAGTTACTATACAGATGTTTATGGATTAGCCGCTACTCTCTACTTTATTTTAACCGGACAAACCCCAGTTGACGCTCGAAATAGGGCACTATTTGCTAGTCAGGAAAAAGACCCTCTAATTCCTCCCCAATCTCTTAATCCTAAAATTGATAATAAACTGAGTCAAGCTATTTTAGAAGGAATGGAAATTTATCCAGAAAACCGCCCTCAAACTATCTCGACTTGGTTAAATTTATTAAGAGAAACTAGCCCGAAACTTTCTTACTCTACAACAATCCAATCAGTTCCTCCATCGGTTAATACTAATCAGGGTAAACCAACTCTTTCAACTCCACCCATTTCAAAAAAAAGAATGGGGTTAGGGTTAAGCATTTTAGTAAGTTTAATCACTATTTTTTCAATTGGAATTTATTTAATTTTCGGAAAAAATCTGCCCTATAATTTAGCTAAATATTCGGGACAAGGATTAAGTCTAGAATATCCTTCCCACTGGACTTTATCTTCCTATGAACCCAATACATTTAATCCGGTTTTTGCTCAATTACTTGCTCCTAATAGCGGAAATAATAAGGTCTTTCCGAGTAAACTTGTCTTGGAAATTATTCATTTATCTCAACCGAGTTCCTTAGAAGAGATTACCGAGCAAACTATTCAAGAAATTAAACAGTTTTTGCCTAATGCAACTCTGATTGAAAATCAAAAAATAACCCTAGCTGGTTCTCAAGCTTATCAGTTAATTTATACAGGAGAAGAAGAACAAGAACTTATAAAAAGAAAACAAGTAGGAATTCTTGATAATAATAAATTATATGTCATGACTTATGAAGCCAAAATAGACCAATATTCTCAATATGAGAAATTAGCCGACAAAATTATGAATTCAGTTCAACTATTGCCTTAA
- a CDS encoding COP23 domain-containing protein, translating to MMKKNRLMQIISLIVLSVSHTLILSQPSHSQNTRFFCAVLNQTYTTFVRTPRGNKPLILWTSGSFDAEGWTNEKRCLTVSGRLEKYNKSGTLKYMRPDKINNYPVICIAAYKGGKCANHDVLITLKQGTNANDILSRLTAINQLAGARPVHLNDEILSYDDSGNLYVDMELYIKAISEATENNNSDSSPF from the coding sequence ATGATGAAAAAGAACCGTTTAATGCAGATTATCAGCTTAATCGTCTTAAGTGTATCCCATACACTTATACTATCTCAACCCAGTCATTCACAAAATACACGATTTTTCTGTGCTGTACTTAACCAAACCTATACCACTTTTGTCCGTACTCCGCGAGGAAATAAACCTTTAATATTATGGACATCGGGAAGTTTTGATGCTGAAGGATGGACAAATGAAAAGCGCTGTTTGACGGTTTCTGGACGCTTAGAAAAATATAATAAAAGTGGAACATTAAAATACATGAGGCCAGATAAAATTAATAACTATCCAGTAATTTGTATCGCCGCTTATAAAGGTGGAAAATGTGCCAATCACGATGTATTAATTACATTAAAACAGGGAACAAATGCCAATGATATTTTATCAAGATTAACAGCAATTAATCAATTGGCGGGCGCTCGTCCGGTTCATCTGAATGATGAAATTTTGAGTTATGATGACTCTGGCAATTTATACGTAGACATGGAATTGTATATAAAAGCTATTTCAGAAGCAACAGAAAATAATAACAGTGATTCATCTCCATTTTAG
- a CDS encoding S1C family serine protease has protein sequence MKKRLKGITGRSLGLILCLSIAVGLSETPHHQSYGTISHSSKNYSQKQLYQIAQSITVTILAKKEAIGSGVIIQNQQNRYKILTNAHVLQGLEPPYQIKTPDGQVYEAQIIDSVNFKKADLALLQFQANNFSYPTAKIGSSSKLIKGEPVFVSGFPYTTYKTNQNNFTFNQGTIVSVLDKALEGGYQVGYNNLIEKGMSGGPLLNSSGEVVGINGMHAYPLWETLTYYEDGTEPSSDLQQLITRSSWAIPIEKVVQLVPSLLLTFDK, from the coding sequence ATGAAAAAGAGACTCAAAGGAATAACAGGGCGATCGCTCGGTCTAATTTTATGTTTAAGTATCGCTGTAGGATTATCTGAAACTCCCCATCATCAAAGTTATGGGACAATTAGTCATTCATCAAAAAACTATTCTCAGAAACAACTTTATCAAATAGCTCAGTCAATTACGGTAACAATTTTGGCTAAAAAAGAAGCTATTGGTTCTGGTGTAATTATACAAAATCAACAAAACAGATATAAAATTTTAACTAATGCTCATGTGTTGCAAGGGTTAGAACCTCCCTATCAAATTAAAACTCCTGATGGTCAAGTTTATGAGGCTCAAATCATTGACTCAGTTAACTTTAAAAAAGCTGATTTAGCTTTATTACAATTTCAAGCCAATAATTTTTCTTATCCTACCGCTAAAATTGGCTCATCTTCTAAATTAATCAAAGGAGAACCCGTTTTTGTATCGGGATTTCCCTATACAACTTATAAAACTAATCAAAATAATTTTACGTTTAATCAGGGTACAATTGTTTCGGTTTTAGACAAAGCTTTAGAAGGAGGGTATCAAGTTGGATATAATAATCTGATCGAAAAAGGCATGAGTGGGGGGCCTTTATTAAATAGTAGTGGAGAAGTGGTAGGAATTAATGGGATGCACGCCTACCCTTTATGGGAAACCTTAACCTACTATGAAGATGGGACAGAACCCAGTTCAGACTTACAACAATTAATTACTCGTTCAAGTTGGGCAATACCTATAGAAAAAGTTGTACAATTAGTTCCCAGTTTACTCTTGACTTTTGATAAATAG
- a CDS encoding S1 family peptidase — MKVTLTKITEGFILLTLVNLSQIPSAVSLPIQEITKIAQEVTVKIDGVEPGTGVIVEQQNNIYTVLTNCHVVDTAGQYTIETYDGKSYPFEINTPKSNCHSEADLALVRFTSSLPYRVVQLWDSSRLKIGDKVYVSGWKSRGQYSQGQRRYRFADTQVIGLDRKATKGYSLAYNGFTNDDNPGLAAPEPGMSGGPILDAQGRLVAINGLFAQNPNIGVGEFLAVPINVYTTWQNIVLNIPEIPSRPTVIKPESSPNNCIRASGC, encoded by the coding sequence ATGAAAGTTACTTTGACTAAAATAACAGAAGGATTTATCTTGTTGACCCTTGTCAATTTATCTCAAATTCCTAGCGCCGTAAGTCTCCCCATACAAGAGATTACTAAAATTGCTCAAGAGGTAACGGTTAAAATTGATGGAGTAGAACCCGGTACAGGGGTCATTGTTGAGCAACAAAATAATATTTATACCGTGTTAACTAATTGTCATGTGGTCGATACAGCCGGTCAATATACCATTGAAACCTACGACGGAAAAAGTTATCCTTTTGAGATTAATACCCCTAAATCTAATTGTCATTCAGAAGCAGATTTAGCTCTTGTCAGATTTACCAGTAGTCTTCCCTATCGTGTCGTTCAATTATGGGATTCCTCAAGACTTAAAATTGGGGATAAAGTATATGTCTCCGGTTGGAAAAGTAGAGGTCAGTACAGTCAAGGACAAAGACGTTATCGATTTGCTGATACTCAAGTGATAGGTTTAGATAGAAAAGCGACTAAGGGTTATTCTTTGGCTTATAATGGCTTTACTAATGATGATAATCCAGGGTTAGCCGCTCCTGAACCCGGTATGAGTGGAGGGCCAATTTTAGATGCTCAAGGACGGTTAGTCGCTATTAATGGGTTATTTGCTCAAAACCCGAATATCGGTGTAGGAGAGTTTCTTGCAGTTCCTATCAATGTATATACAACTTGGCAAAATATTGTCCTGAATATTCCCGAAATTCCCTCGCGTCCTACGGTAATTAAACCAGAATCAAGTCCTAATAACTGTATTCGTGCTAGTGGATGTTAA
- the gcvT gene encoding glycine cleavage system aminomethyltransferase GcvT — translation MTNSDSSSNPLLRTPLYDLTLQQKAKFTAFSGWEMPIQFSGVKQEHEVVRAKVGMFDISHMGKFVFQGKEIIKQLQGLVPSNLSRLKPGQAQYTVLLNPDAGIIDDIIIYYQGETTEGEQQVTMIVNAATTDKDKTWILDHLSSESIQFEDLSQQKALIAVQGISAETFLQTFVKENLSQVKLFEHLNATILEQPGFIARTGYTGEDGFEVMVDPDIGQQLWRKLSELGVTPCGLGARDTLRLEASLALYGQDIDETTTPLEAGLGWLVHLKTLKDNFIGRAVLEQQKAQGVTRCLVGLQMEGRHIARHGYPVISKGKTVGEVTSGTISPTLGVAIALAYVPAELSQVGQLLDVEIRGKTYPAKVVKRPFYRSPSKSKTVI, via the coding sequence GTGACAAACTCAGACTCATCCTCAAACCCTCTCCTACGCACTCCCTTATATGACCTGACCTTACAACAAAAGGCTAAATTTACTGCCTTTTCTGGTTGGGAAATGCCGATACAGTTTAGCGGGGTGAAGCAAGAACATGAAGTAGTACGGGCCAAAGTTGGAATGTTTGATATCTCCCATATGGGAAAGTTTGTTTTTCAAGGCAAAGAGATTATTAAACAGTTACAAGGGTTAGTTCCTTCTAATTTAAGTCGTTTAAAGCCCGGTCAGGCACAATATACCGTTTTGCTTAACCCCGATGCCGGAATTATTGACGATATTATCATTTACTATCAGGGAGAGACAACAGAGGGTGAGCAACAAGTTACCATGATTGTCAATGCTGCCACTACCGACAAAGATAAAACTTGGATACTCGATCATCTTTCCTCAGAGTCGATACAATTTGAAGACCTTTCTCAACAAAAAGCTTTAATTGCTGTTCAAGGCATATCCGCCGAAACCTTTCTACAAACCTTCGTCAAAGAAAATTTATCCCAGGTAAAACTGTTTGAACATCTCAACGCAACCATATTAGAGCAACCGGGATTTATTGCTAGAACAGGATACACCGGTGAGGATGGGTTTGAGGTGATGGTCGACCCAGACATAGGACAACAATTATGGCGCAAGTTGTCAGAACTCGGTGTAACCCCTTGCGGGTTGGGGGCTAGAGATACTCTGCGTTTAGAAGCCTCATTAGCTTTGTATGGTCAAGATATTGATGAGACAACCACACCCCTAGAAGCCGGGTTAGGATGGTTAGTTCATTTAAAAACCTTAAAAGATAATTTTATCGGTCGAGCGGTATTAGAACAACAAAAAGCCCAAGGGGTAACTCGTTGTTTAGTGGGGTTACAGATGGAAGGACGACATATTGCCCGTCATGGTTATCCGGTCATCTCAAAGGGTAAAACCGTAGGCGAAGTCACTAGCGGGACAATATCCCCTACTTTAGGAGTAGCGATCGCCCTGGCTTATGTTCCCGCCGAATTGAGTCAAGTGGGACAATTATTAGACGTGGAAATTCGAGGGAAAACTTATCCGGCAAAAGTCGTTAAACGCCCTTTTTATCGATCGCCGAGTAAATCGAAGACTGTTATTTAA
- a CDS encoding ABC transporter substrate-binding protein translates to MKLPQFFQKTVSKWLILIFVAASCLPLTACAPTTDKNQIVQAVLSDPKTFNAVLSQESPNVFGLLYEGLITENPCTGKKEPALAESWKVSDDKLKITFTLREDLKWSDGQPLTADDVVFSYNQLYLNPKIPNNYRDSMRIGKSGEFPIIRKLNDRQVEFIIKEPFAPFFDLAEVPILPKHILQETIEKTDGQGNPIFLTTWGVDTPPEKIVVNGPYRLKDYSTSQRIRFEKNPYYWKKDLEGNPLPYIDEIVWAIVESQDTFLLQFRSGSLDSIGVSPEYFSLLKKEEDKSNFKIYNGGPAYGVNFIGFNLNKGKRNGKPLVDPIRSKWFNNVNFRRAVAYAIDRPRMINNIFRGLGEPQKSQVSVQSPYYDKTLEGYEYNPEKAKELLLKEGFKYDSQGNLLDAEGNRVKFSLITNAGNKTREAMGAQIKQDLAKIGIQVDFSPLAFNVLVDKLSNSLEWEAHLLGFTGGNEPHAPNLWYTDGNLHTFNQQPQPGTPPIEGREIADWEREIERLYVQGSQELDLEKRKAIYAQAQRLVDEYLPYIYLVNPYSMSAVRERFDNIDYCALGGAFWNIDEIKISEE, encoded by the coding sequence ATGAAACTTCCCCAATTTTTCCAAAAAACAGTCAGTAAATGGTTAATTTTAATTTTTGTGGCGGCGAGTTGTTTACCTCTAACCGCTTGCGCTCCTACGACTGATAAAAATCAAATTGTACAAGCTGTTTTAAGCGATCCAAAAACCTTTAATGCGGTGCTTTCTCAAGAGTCTCCTAATGTTTTTGGATTATTATATGAAGGACTGATTACAGAAAATCCCTGTACCGGAAAAAAAGAACCGGCTTTAGCAGAATCTTGGAAAGTTTCTGATGATAAATTAAAGATTACATTTACCCTCAGAGAAGATTTAAAATGGTCAGATGGGCAACCTTTAACGGCTGATGATGTGGTATTTAGTTATAATCAACTGTATTTAAATCCCAAAATTCCTAATAATTATCGAGATAGTATGCGAATTGGGAAAAGTGGGGAATTTCCGATTATTCGCAAACTCAACGATCGTCAAGTAGAATTTATTATTAAAGAACCGTTTGCCCCATTTTTTGATCTAGCTGAAGTTCCCATTTTACCCAAACATATTTTACAAGAAACTATAGAAAAAACTGATGGACAAGGAAATCCCATTTTTCTGACGACTTGGGGAGTTGATACCCCTCCCGAAAAAATTGTGGTTAATGGGCCTTATCGCCTGAAAGATTATTCTACCAGTCAACGTATTAGATTTGAAAAAAATCCTTATTATTGGAAAAAAGATTTAGAAGGAAACCCGTTACCTTATATTGATGAAATTGTCTGGGCTATTGTTGAATCTCAAGATACATTTTTATTACAATTTCGCTCAGGAAGTTTAGACTCTATTGGGGTGTCTCCTGAATATTTTTCTTTACTGAAAAAAGAAGAAGATAAAAGTAATTTTAAAATTTATAATGGGGGGCCGGCTTACGGAGTAAACTTTATCGGGTTCAATCTTAATAAAGGGAAACGAAATGGTAAACCCTTAGTTGATCCAATTAGATCTAAATGGTTTAATAACGTTAATTTTAGACGAGCAGTAGCTTATGCAATTGATAGACCTCGAATGATTAATAATATTTTTCGAGGTTTAGGAGAACCGCAAAAATCTCAAGTTTCGGTACAATCTCCCTATTATGATAAAACGTTAGAAGGATATGAATATAATCCCGAAAAAGCGAAAGAGTTATTACTCAAAGAAGGATTTAAATATGATAGTCAAGGGAATCTTTTAGATGCAGAAGGCAACCGAGTTAAATTTAGTTTAATTACCAATGCAGGAAATAAAACTAGGGAAGCAATGGGAGCGCAAATTAAACAAGATTTAGCTAAAATTGGCATTCAGGTAGATTTCAGTCCCTTGGCGTTTAATGTATTAGTGGATAAATTAAGCAACTCTTTAGAATGGGAAGCGCATTTATTAGGATTTACCGGAGGAAATGAACCTCATGCGCCTAATCTTTGGTATACCGATGGCAATTTACATACCTTTAATCAACAACCTCAACCCGGAACACCTCCTATAGAAGGTCGAGAAATTGCAGACTGGGAAAGGGAAATAGAACGATTATATGTACAGGGTTCACAAGAATTAGACCTGGAAAAACGCAAGGCAATTTATGCTCAAGCACAGCGTTTAGTGGATGAATATTTACCCTATATTTATTTAGTTAATCCCTATTCTATGTCGGCAGTTCGTGAGCGCTTTGACAACATTGATTATTGTGCTTTGGGAGGCGCTTTCTGGAATATTGACGAAATCAAAATTAGTGAGGAGTGA
- a CDS encoding M23 family metallopeptidase, producing the protein MGKFNLLRQKFLVSRSRSYPFILLTLVTLLFCIWLGGVTQLPLAAKDVAVRSIPGQNLWQYASFPVENFQTYTSGFGYRFFGGSGQRQFHYGLDMAAPLGSYVRSWWSGRVVGLSDHTGCGTMISIQSGEWIHNYCHLMGTVETSPQGTYLIDREGGIILWLGQDVPVSARIGRVGMTGRTTGPHLHWEVKYANQYLDPALVLQEMARAQAKN; encoded by the coding sequence ATGGGTAAATTCAATTTATTAAGACAAAAATTTCTGGTTTCTCGTTCCCGTTCTTACCCCTTTATTTTGCTCACCCTGGTAACTCTGTTATTTTGCATTTGGTTAGGTGGAGTGACTCAACTGCCTCTGGCCGCTAAAGATGTGGCGGTTCGCTCTATTCCGGGGCAAAATCTTTGGCAATATGCTTCTTTTCCCGTCGAAAATTTTCAGACTTATACTTCTGGTTTTGGGTATCGCTTTTTTGGAGGTAGTGGACAGCGACAATTTCATTATGGGTTAGATATGGCCGCTCCTTTGGGGAGTTATGTTCGCAGTTGGTGGTCTGGCCGAGTGGTCGGTTTATCGGATCATACCGGTTGTGGGACTATGATTAGTATTCAATCCGGTGAATGGATTCATAATTATTGTCATTTGATGGGAACGGTAGAAACTTCTCCTCAAGGGACTTATTTAATCGATCGAGAAGGAGGTATTATCCTTTGGTTAGGTCAGGATGTTCCTGTCAGTGCGAGAATAGGCCGGGTCGGAATGACCGGACGCACTACAGGGCCTCATCTTCATTGGGAGGTCAAATATGCTAACCAATATCTTGATCCGGCTTTAGTTTTGCAAGAAATGGCTAGAGCGCAAGCCAAAAATTAA